A single genomic interval of Streptomyces sp. NBC_00663 harbors:
- a CDS encoding acyl-ACP desaturase, which produces MTITSPHLGSPAGWTDAKLLYALEEVVETELNRHLKVTKDWMPHEYVPWSDGRNFPGFFEDGEAWDKQQSKVTEIGRIALVVNLLTEDNLPSYHHEIASLFGRDGAWGTWVHRWTAEEGRHGIVMRDYLLASRAVDPDKLEAFRMQHMSEGFESDNRHSMLHSVAYVAFQELATRISHRNTGHQSGDPVCDRMLARIATDENLHMVFYRNLLKAAFELAPDLTMQAVRDVVVNFRMPGHGMPGFERFAAQMAIGEVYNLRIHHDDVIQPVLRFLKIMEIDGLGPEGQQAQEELGMFMGGLDAEASKFDAKLAARKARMAARAAG; this is translated from the coding sequence GTGACGATCACTTCCCCTCACCTCGGCAGCCCCGCCGGCTGGACCGACGCCAAGCTGCTGTACGCGCTGGAGGAAGTGGTCGAGACCGAACTCAACCGGCATCTGAAGGTCACCAAGGACTGGATGCCGCACGAGTACGTGCCGTGGAGCGACGGCCGTAACTTCCCCGGCTTCTTCGAGGACGGCGAGGCCTGGGACAAGCAGCAGTCCAAGGTCACCGAGATCGGCCGCATCGCGCTCGTGGTGAACCTCCTCACCGAGGACAACCTCCCCAGCTACCACCACGAGATCGCCTCGCTCTTCGGCCGTGACGGCGCCTGGGGCACCTGGGTGCACCGCTGGACCGCCGAGGAGGGCCGGCACGGCATCGTCATGCGCGACTACCTGCTCGCCTCGCGCGCGGTGGACCCGGACAAGCTGGAAGCGTTCCGCATGCAGCACATGTCGGAGGGCTTCGAGTCGGACAACCGCCACTCGATGCTGCACTCGGTCGCCTATGTCGCCTTCCAGGAGCTGGCGACCCGTATCTCGCACCGCAACACCGGCCACCAGTCCGGCGACCCGGTCTGCGACCGCATGCTGGCGCGCATCGCGACCGACGAGAACCTCCACATGGTCTTCTACCGCAACCTCCTCAAGGCCGCGTTCGAACTCGCCCCCGACCTGACCATGCAGGCCGTCCGGGACGTCGTCGTCAACTTCCGCATGCCCGGCCACGGCATGCCCGGCTTCGAGCGCTTCGCCGCGCAGATGGCCATCGGCGAGGTCTACAACCTGCGCATCCACCACGACGACGTCATCCAGCCCGTGCTGCGCTTCCTGAAGATCATGGAGATCGACGGCCTCGGTCCCGAGGGACAGCAGGCCCAGGAGGAGCTCGGCATGTTCATGGGCGGCCTGGACGCGGAGGCTTCGAAGTTCGACGCGAAGCTCGCGGCGCGCAAGGCGCGGATGGCGGCCCGCGCGGCCGGCTGA
- a CDS encoding SDR family oxidoreductase, whose amino-acid sequence MGEAISEAELAAFHQVVGKLRELPVDDPVRLTAEQVAASFARDGRLRRRKARGAEASAADAQTMAATATGAPERREDAPLTPSAGTSGVFRKPRTCYVCKTPYREVDSFYHRLCPACAVDNTARRALSTDLSGRRALLTGGRVKIGFQLALMMLRDGAELLVTSRFPHDTVRRFRAEPGSEKWLDRLTVLAVDLRDPRQVLGLCEELRREGEPLDILVNNAAQTVRRPPESYALLAGGEYDALPEGARQAPGFTPMRMLESGAASLPVALREADEAGLLPDPSPENSWSARLGALDPAEVLETQLVNALAPALLCDRLLPLLLASPRPRRYVINVTAVEGRFAVRNKMAGHPHTNMAKAALNMLTRTSAAELADQGVHMCAVDTGWITDENPAPKKARMARAGFRTPLDIVDGAARVYDPIVRGEAGEPLSGVFLKDYQEAEW is encoded by the coding sequence ATGGGCGAGGCGATCAGTGAGGCGGAACTGGCCGCCTTCCACCAGGTCGTGGGCAAGCTGCGCGAGCTGCCCGTCGACGACCCCGTACGACTGACCGCCGAGCAGGTCGCCGCCTCCTTCGCCCGTGACGGACGGCTGCGCCGGCGCAAGGCCAGGGGTGCCGAGGCGTCCGCCGCCGACGCGCAGACCATGGCGGCGACGGCGACCGGTGCCCCGGAACGGCGCGAGGACGCACCGCTGACCCCGTCGGCCGGAACCTCTGGTGTCTTTCGCAAGCCCCGCACCTGCTATGTCTGCAAAACGCCTTACCGAGAGGTCGACTCCTTCTACCACCGGCTGTGCCCGGCCTGCGCCGTCGACAACACCGCCCGCCGCGCCCTGAGCACCGACCTCTCCGGCCGCCGCGCGCTGCTCACCGGAGGCCGGGTGAAGATCGGCTTCCAGCTGGCCCTGATGATGCTGCGGGACGGCGCCGAACTGCTGGTCACCTCCCGGTTCCCGCACGACACCGTGCGCCGCTTCCGGGCCGAACCGGGCAGTGAGAAGTGGCTGGACCGGCTGACCGTGCTCGCCGTCGACCTGCGTGACCCCCGCCAAGTGCTCGGCCTGTGCGAGGAGTTGCGGCGGGAGGGCGAGCCGCTGGACATCCTCGTCAACAACGCCGCCCAGACGGTGCGCAGACCGCCCGAGTCGTACGCGCTGCTCGCGGGCGGTGAGTACGACGCGCTGCCCGAGGGCGCTCGGCAGGCACCCGGGTTCACGCCGATGCGGATGCTGGAGAGCGGCGCCGCGTCCCTGCCCGTCGCCCTGCGCGAGGCCGACGAGGCGGGGCTGCTGCCCGACCCGTCCCCGGAGAACTCCTGGTCGGCCCGGCTCGGCGCGCTCGACCCGGCCGAGGTCCTGGAGACCCAGCTCGTCAACGCCCTCGCCCCGGCGCTGCTGTGCGACCGGCTGCTGCCGCTGCTGCTGGCGTCCCCCCGGCCGCGCCGGTACGTGATCAACGTGACCGCCGTCGAGGGCCGCTTCGCCGTCCGCAACAAGATGGCGGGGCATCCCCACACCAACATGGCCAAGGCCGCCCTCAACATGCTCACCCGCACCAGCGCCGCCGAACTCGCCGACCAGGGCGTGCACATGTGCGCCGTCGACACCGGCTGGATCACGGACGAGAACCCGGCACCGAAGAAGGCGCGGATGGCGCGGGCCGGGTTCCGGACGCCGCTGGACATCGTGGATGGTGCGGCACGGGTGTACGACCCGATCGTGCGCGGCGAGGCGGGGGAGCCCCTGTCCGGGGTGTTCCTCAAGGACTACCAGGAGGCGGAGTGGTGA
- a CDS encoding ABC-F family ATP-binding cassette domain-containing protein, with protein MSTSLSCTSLAFAWPDGTPVFDDLDIAFGPGRTGLVGVNGSGKSTLLKLIAGELTPADGAVRVAGEVGYLPQNVTLDTALRVDDVLGIAAQRAALHAIEAGDVAEEHFETVGDDWDVEERALATLGELGLGRIGLDRTVGEVSGGESVLLRLAALLLRRPDVLLLDEPTNNLDLYARRRLYAAVASWSGVMVVVSHDRELLDLVDQIADLRSGEVTWYGGNFSAYEAALATEQEAAERMVRVAEADLKRQKRELVDAHSKLAQRTRYANKMYDNKREPRAVMKLKKRSAQVSAGKHRIMHEEKLAEARDRLDEAVDAVRDDDEIRVDLPYTAVPPGRDVLTLMDLELAYGARVRGGFDLRGPERVALVGRNGAGKTTLLRTIAGELAPVSGETHAHVPLRFLPQRLDVLDGELSVAENVARFAPDATNNRVRARLARFLFRGARADQKAATLSGGERFRATLAALMLAEPAPQLLMLDEPTNNLDMASVRQLTSALESYEGALIVACHDLPFLESIGITRWLLLDGELRETSPEALADPA; from the coding sequence ATGTCTACTTCCCTCTCCTGTACGTCCCTCGCCTTCGCCTGGCCCGACGGCACCCCCGTCTTCGACGACCTCGACATCGCCTTCGGCCCCGGCCGTACAGGCCTCGTCGGCGTCAACGGGTCCGGGAAGTCCACCCTGTTGAAGCTGATCGCCGGTGAACTCACCCCGGCCGACGGCGCCGTCCGCGTCGCCGGCGAGGTGGGTTACCTGCCGCAGAACGTCACGCTCGACACCGCGCTGCGGGTCGACGACGTGCTCGGCATCGCCGCACAGCGGGCCGCGCTGCACGCCATCGAGGCGGGCGACGTGGCCGAGGAGCACTTCGAGACTGTCGGCGACGACTGGGACGTGGAGGAACGCGCCCTGGCCACGCTCGGCGAACTCGGCCTCGGCCGCATCGGCCTGGACCGCACCGTCGGCGAGGTCTCGGGCGGCGAGTCGGTGCTGCTGCGGCTGGCCGCGCTGCTGCTGCGCCGCCCGGACGTACTGCTCCTGGACGAGCCGACCAACAACCTGGACCTGTACGCGCGCAGGCGGCTGTACGCGGCCGTCGCGTCCTGGTCCGGTGTCATGGTCGTCGTCAGCCATGACCGTGAACTCCTCGACCTCGTCGACCAGATCGCCGATCTGCGCTCCGGAGAGGTGACCTGGTACGGCGGCAACTTCTCCGCCTACGAGGCGGCTCTCGCCACCGAACAGGAGGCGGCGGAACGGATGGTGCGGGTCGCGGAGGCCGACCTGAAGCGGCAGAAGCGTGAACTCGTCGACGCGCACTCGAAGTTGGCGCAGCGCACGCGGTACGCCAACAAGATGTACGACAACAAGCGCGAGCCCAGGGCGGTGATGAAACTGAAGAAACGCTCGGCCCAGGTCTCCGCGGGCAAGCACCGCATCATGCACGAGGAGAAGCTCGCCGAGGCCAGGGACCGACTCGACGAGGCGGTGGACGCCGTACGGGACGACGACGAGATCCGCGTCGACCTGCCGTACACGGCCGTGCCCCCGGGCCGGGACGTGCTGACCCTGATGGATCTGGAGCTGGCCTACGGCGCGCGCGTGCGGGGCGGTTTCGATCTGCGCGGTCCCGAGCGGGTCGCGCTGGTCGGGCGCAACGGCGCGGGCAAGACGACGCTGCTGCGGACGATCGCCGGCGAGCTGGCGCCGGTGTCGGGCGAGACGCACGCGCACGTGCCGCTGCGGTTTTTGCCGCAACGGCTCGACGTCCTCGACGGTGAGCTGTCGGTCGCCGAGAACGTGGCCCGGTTCGCGCCGGACGCCACCAACAACCGGGTGCGGGCGCGGCTGGCCCGCTTCCTGTTCCGGGGCGCCCGGGCCGACCAGAAGGCGGCGACGCTGTCCGGCGGCGAGCGCTTCCGGGCGACGCTCGCGGCACTGATGCTGGCGGAGCCGGCCCCGCAGCTGCTGATGCTGGACGAGCCGACGAACAACCTCGACATGGCGAGCGTGCGGCAGTTGACGAGCGCGCTGGAGTCGTACGAGGGGGCGCTGATCGTGGCCTGCCACGACCTGCCGTTCCTGGAGTCGATCGGCATCACGCGCTGGCTGCTGCTGGACGGTGAGCTCCGGGAGACCTCACCGGAGGCGCTCGCGGACCCTGCCTAG
- a CDS encoding WhiB family transcriptional regulator, with protein sequence MLIETITPPGPDWQEEALCAQTGGDFFFPEPGSSVREAKRICGLCPIRSACLEFALDNDERFGVWGGLSEKERLEIRRTSR encoded by the coding sequence ATGCTCATCGAAACGATCACGCCACCCGGCCCGGACTGGCAGGAAGAGGCGCTCTGCGCGCAGACCGGCGGGGACTTCTTCTTCCCCGAGCCGGGCAGCTCCGTGCGGGAGGCGAAGCGGATCTGTGGTCTGTGCCCGATCCGCTCCGCCTGTCTGGAGTTCGCCCTCGACAACGACGAGCGCTTCGGTGTGTGGGGCGGTCTGTCGGAGAAGGAACGCCTGGAGATCAGGCGTACGTCACGCTGA
- the ddaH gene encoding dimethylargininase yields MPSKKALIRRPSPRLAEGLVTHLEREKVDVDLAVEQWEAYAEALRAHGWETIEVDPADDCPDSVFVEDTVVMYKNVALITRPGAESRREETAGVEEAVASLGCSVNWIWEPGTLDGGDVLKVGDTIYVGRGGRTNAAGVQQVRAAFEPLGARVVAVPVTKVLHLKSAVTALPDGTVIGNIPKVDRPALFPRFLSVPEEAGGHVVLLGGHKLLISASAPKTADLLADLSHDPVVVDISEFEKLEGCVTCLSVRVRELYA; encoded by the coding sequence GTGCCCAGCAAGAAGGCCCTCATCCGCCGCCCCAGCCCGCGCCTCGCCGAAGGCCTGGTGACGCACCTCGAGCGCGAGAAGGTCGACGTCGATCTCGCGGTCGAGCAGTGGGAGGCGTACGCCGAGGCCCTGCGCGCCCACGGCTGGGAGACGATCGAGGTGGACCCGGCCGACGACTGCCCGGACTCGGTGTTCGTCGAGGACACGGTCGTCATGTACAAGAACGTCGCCCTGATCACCCGGCCCGGCGCCGAGTCGCGGCGCGAGGAGACCGCCGGGGTCGAGGAGGCCGTGGCCTCGCTGGGCTGCTCGGTGAACTGGATCTGGGAGCCGGGCACCCTGGACGGCGGTGACGTCCTCAAGGTCGGCGACACCATCTACGTCGGCCGCGGCGGCCGTACCAACGCGGCGGGCGTCCAGCAGGTGCGGGCCGCCTTCGAGCCGCTCGGGGCGCGGGTCGTCGCCGTGCCGGTGACCAAGGTGCTGCATCTGAAGTCCGCGGTGACGGCGCTGCCCGACGGGACGGTCATCGGGAACATCCCGAAGGTGGACCGCCCCGCCCTCTTCCCGCGCTTCCTGTCCGTGCCGGAGGAGGCGGGCGGTCACGTCGTGCTCCTGGGCGGTCACAAGCTGCTGATCTCGGCGAGCGCCCCGAAGACCGCCGACCTGCTGGCCGACCTCAGCCACGACCCGGTCGTGGTCGACATCAGCGAGTTCGAGAAGCTCGAAGGGTGTGTGACATGCCTCTCGGTCCGCGTACGGGAGCTGTACGCCTGA
- a CDS encoding DUF2201 family putative metallopeptidase — protein MAYGERGRRPPVVDLADRRALEGYRPADPAVVAEASRLKEAALLDFGLTESAVASWLYAKCHHQIPTTAIDTAAVVASGDGTCLLLYNPDFFAGLGLDGVKFVLFHEARHLVHRHLFADPELRADPVFELAAEVSINHVAMVRLRRTELPLLDGRATGIEPRAVYERYHADLTAHGLEPVPYETFTETDMRVYGELRRMHHPPVPERGLCVHLRGDLVPADQETVDEVTSSALLNSLLAARRGHAGAERELLDLMGRTEDGSARAARIWGQLGAGMLRGETTRTRTVDWWQRWLVDVLGSKLRDGERLVYPKKRGALLAALGQDPMPARRGPVRDKVLVVAYDTSGSMPQHVITWLTELVGRIEGVEAHWLSFDAVVMPFSPGERVYGGGGTSFQVVADYVEGRTEVNGRRFDVTPDAVVVLTDGYAPPITPAEPDKWIWLITEGGSEWPETHTPAMDCHRVTTGSR, from the coding sequence ATGGCGTACGGGGAGCGGGGGCGGCGTCCCCCGGTGGTCGACCTCGCCGACCGCAGGGCGCTGGAGGGGTACCGCCCGGCGGATCCGGCGGTCGTGGCGGAGGCGAGCCGGCTCAAGGAGGCGGCGCTGCTGGACTTCGGGCTGACGGAGTCGGCGGTGGCGTCCTGGCTGTACGCCAAGTGCCACCACCAGATCCCGACTACCGCGATCGACACGGCGGCCGTGGTGGCGTCCGGCGACGGGACGTGTCTGCTGCTGTACAACCCGGACTTCTTCGCCGGACTCGGCCTGGACGGCGTGAAGTTCGTCCTGTTCCACGAGGCACGCCATCTGGTGCACCGCCATCTCTTCGCCGACCCGGAGCTGCGGGCCGACCCGGTCTTCGAGCTGGCCGCCGAGGTGTCCATCAACCACGTGGCAATGGTCCGGCTCCGGAGGACCGAACTGCCCCTGCTGGACGGGCGAGCGACGGGCATCGAACCGCGCGCGGTGTACGAGCGGTACCACGCGGACCTGACGGCACACGGCCTGGAGCCGGTCCCGTACGAGACGTTCACCGAGACGGACATGCGGGTGTACGGCGAGCTGAGGCGGATGCATCACCCACCGGTGCCGGAGCGAGGGCTGTGCGTGCATCTGCGGGGCGACCTCGTCCCGGCCGACCAGGAGACCGTCGACGAGGTGACGTCGTCGGCGCTGCTCAACTCCCTGCTGGCGGCCCGGCGCGGACACGCGGGCGCGGAGCGGGAGTTGCTGGACCTCATGGGCCGCACCGAGGACGGCAGCGCACGCGCGGCGCGGATCTGGGGGCAGCTGGGCGCGGGCATGCTGCGGGGTGAGACCACGCGCACCCGGACGGTCGACTGGTGGCAGCGCTGGCTGGTCGACGTGCTCGGCTCCAAGCTGCGCGACGGCGAGCGGCTGGTGTACCCGAAGAAGCGGGGCGCGCTGCTCGCGGCGCTCGGCCAGGACCCGATGCCGGCGCGGCGCGGCCCGGTGCGGGACAAGGTGCTGGTCGTCGCGTACGACACGTCCGGCTCGATGCCGCAGCATGTGATCACCTGGCTCACCGAACTCGTGGGCCGGATCGAGGGCGTGGAGGCGCACTGGCTGTCGTTCGATGCCGTGGTGATGCCCTTCTCGCCCGGCGAGCGGGTCTACGGCGGGGGCGGCACGAGCTTCCAGGTGGTCGCGGACTACGTGGAGGGGCGCACGGAGGTGAACGGCCGCCGTTTCGACGTCACCCCGGACGCGGTCGTGGTGCTGACCGACGGCTACGCGCCACCGATCACGCCCGCCGAGCCGGACAAATGGATCTGGCTGATCACCGAGGGCGGCAGTGAGTGGCCCGAGACGCACACACCGGCGATGGACTGCCATCGCGTCACCACAGGATCACGGTAA
- a CDS encoding AAA family ATPase → MTTDTQQLTASRLESFIDAMIDMGQTGQIFGEHGIGKTATFFSHLAHAHPDTTLVYVPAANLTPDDLLVNAPVRDPRSGELVLRQLVMSQLKPGTPFVLLIDDSLQAGDTIQSQLMQIACNWTLGEHDLRALGCVGVFLTDNESLTETSARRGDLALLDRMVTMRITANDTSWRRHLAAKYRPWDLRPVFSLWASLSPALRELLSPRTLDHVLANAKEGFPLRWGLPLVDGDRLRLAEPGPDGKPGQNRTHEILDRIAEAVGVANPSTIPDPVRQVLRAALRNRWTVLLQGPPGCGKTELVRETVRAGLGREPLYFSLPVTNVEDLCVPIPSADGTLDNLLAAHFTGPEPKAIVWDEYNRPKDKAAFAKLMEITQEWSLAGRRIENLRAQIAVQNPPYHLGRKLLVSRNNIAQATRFTASLEVDPQDIPANEWLLARYGADAETVLEWWKHDIDDDGRAWITKRTLERLIKLHRRGLPLEMGTVYLGDGEYAPVPLTALLDRLKGREVTGLRELARDADAWEARLLRAAEQSAEGGNDTDVVHQILANAELSQLKKHRAVVARLVALLPAKLRATYLVGASERQQRFWTEVFMGMRRR, encoded by the coding sequence ATGACCACGGACACACAGCAGTTGACCGCCTCGCGACTCGAGTCCTTCATCGACGCGATGATCGACATGGGGCAGACCGGCCAGATCTTCGGCGAGCACGGCATCGGCAAGACGGCGACGTTCTTCTCCCACCTCGCCCACGCCCACCCGGACACCACCCTGGTGTACGTGCCGGCGGCGAACCTGACACCGGACGACCTGCTCGTCAACGCGCCTGTGCGCGATCCGCGCAGCGGTGAACTGGTGCTGCGCCAGCTGGTGATGAGCCAGCTGAAGCCGGGCACGCCGTTCGTGCTGCTCATCGACGACTCGCTCCAGGCGGGCGACACGATCCAGTCGCAGCTGATGCAGATCGCCTGCAACTGGACGCTGGGCGAGCACGACCTGCGCGCGCTGGGCTGCGTCGGCGTGTTCCTCACCGACAACGAGTCGCTGACGGAGACATCGGCCCGGCGCGGCGACCTCGCGCTCCTGGACCGGATGGTCACGATGCGGATCACGGCCAACGACACGTCGTGGCGTCGGCATCTGGCGGCCAAGTACCGCCCGTGGGACCTGCGTCCGGTGTTCTCGCTGTGGGCGTCCCTCTCCCCCGCCCTGCGCGAGCTGCTGTCCCCGCGCACGCTCGACCATGTCCTCGCCAACGCCAAGGAGGGCTTCCCGCTGCGCTGGGGCCTCCCCCTGGTCGACGGCGACCGTCTGCGCCTCGCCGAGCCGGGCCCGGACGGGAAGCCCGGGCAGAACCGTACGCACGAGATCCTGGACCGGATCGCCGAGGCGGTGGGCGTGGCCAACCCGTCGACGATTCCCGACCCGGTACGACAGGTGCTGCGCGCCGCTCTGCGCAACCGCTGGACGGTGCTGCTCCAGGGCCCGCCCGGCTGCGGCAAGACGGAGCTGGTGCGGGAGACGGTGCGGGCCGGGCTCGGCCGGGAGCCGCTGTACTTCTCGCTGCCGGTGACGAACGTCGAGGACCTGTGCGTGCCGATCCCGTCGGCCGACGGCACCCTCGACAACCTCCTCGCCGCCCACTTCACCGGTCCCGAGCCCAAGGCCATCGTGTGGGACGAGTACAACCGGCCCAAGGACAAGGCCGCGTTCGCCAAGCTGATGGAGATCACCCAGGAGTGGTCGCTCGCCGGCCGGCGGATCGAGAACCTGCGGGCACAGATCGCGGTGCAGAACCCGCCGTACCATCTGGGCCGCAAGCTGCTGGTGTCGCGGAACAATATCGCGCAGGCGACGCGTTTCACGGCCTCGCTGGAGGTCGATCCGCAGGACATCCCGGCCAACGAGTGGCTGCTGGCCCGTTACGGCGCGGACGCCGAGACGGTCCTGGAGTGGTGGAAGCACGACATCGACGACGACGGCCGCGCCTGGATCACCAAGCGCACCCTGGAGCGGCTCATCAAGCTGCACCGGCGCGGACTGCCGCTGGAGATGGGCACGGTCTATCTCGGTGACGGCGAGTACGCGCCCGTGCCGCTCACCGCGCTCCTCGACCGTCTCAAGGGCCGTGAGGTCACCGGCCTGCGCGAGCTGGCCCGCGACGCGGACGCCTGGGAGGCGAGGCTGCTCCGCGCGGCCGAGCAGTCCGCGGAGGGCGGCAACGACACGGACGTGGTCCACCAGATCCTCGCCAACGCGGAGCTGTCCCAGCTGAAGAAGCACCGCGCGGTGGTGGCCCGCCTGGTGGCGCTGCTGCCGGCCAAGCTGCGGGCGACGTATCTGGTGGGGGCCTCGGAGCGGCAGCAGCGGTTCTGGACCGAGGTGTTCATGGGGATGCGGAGGCGGTAG
- a CDS encoding ribonuclease inhibitor: MNQETSGFAGVPSVVPRPVAELGPLLDWLRAGRPAGERLDFPAGTALPDGRLDLCKQELGPEGASLVAEALGEGPTPVRHLLLGTDGLGDAGAEVVAGAGASAEVETLYLGCNGITAGGACRIADQLRASPQAVTGVWLKRNPLGSGGGRAAAELIESARSLRTLDLVQTGLDATGAVVLADALLAAVDNGRRIERLFVGGNPLGEAGAEALGAVVAAGAIDELYVSAARLGDAGALRLVDALGRAPYGRLTRLAVASNGIGPQAAARLVTAATAAGVTLLDLGRVRAAAVLGAADNRIDLTAAGTIADALATAEHRLTHLVLTHTGMRSREAHRLLDTAPRAATATRFVLGQGIAASVKRRLEAHSAHLPRPAVPADVAAVRSVHRTAPPDA, translated from the coding sequence GTGAATCAGGAGACGAGCGGCTTCGCCGGGGTGCCGTCCGTCGTACCGCGCCCGGTCGCCGAACTGGGCCCGCTGCTCGACTGGTTGAGGGCCGGGCGACCGGCCGGTGAACGGCTCGACTTCCCGGCCGGTACGGCACTGCCCGACGGGCGCCTCGACCTGTGCAAGCAGGAACTGGGCCCCGAGGGGGCGTCCTTGGTCGCGGAGGCGCTGGGGGAGGGGCCGACCCCGGTACGGCATCTGCTGCTCGGGACCGACGGGCTGGGCGATGCCGGGGCCGAGGTGGTGGCGGGGGCCGGGGCGAGTGCCGAGGTCGAGACGCTCTACCTCGGCTGCAACGGGATCACCGCGGGCGGGGCCTGCCGGATCGCCGACCAGCTGCGGGCCTCGCCGCAGGCCGTCACCGGGGTGTGGCTCAAGCGCAATCCGCTGGGGTCCGGCGGTGGCCGGGCGGCGGCCGAACTCATCGAGTCCGCACGGTCGTTGCGCACTCTCGACCTCGTCCAGACCGGCCTCGACGCGACCGGCGCCGTCGTCCTCGCCGACGCGCTGCTGGCCGCCGTGGACAACGGACGCCGCATCGAGCGGCTCTTCGTCGGCGGCAACCCGCTGGGCGAGGCGGGCGCGGAGGCGCTCGGCGCGGTGGTCGCCGCGGGCGCGATCGACGAACTGTACGTCTCCGCGGCCCGGTTGGGGGACGCGGGCGCCCTCCGTCTCGTCGACGCGCTGGGGCGGGCACCGTACGGGCGGCTCACCCGGCTCGCGGTCGCCAGCAACGGCATCGGGCCCCAGGCCGCCGCCCGGCTGGTGACGGCCGCCACCGCTGCGGGCGTCACCCTGCTGGACCTCGGCCGGGTGCGCGCGGCGGCGGTGCTCGGCGCGGCGGACAATCGCATCGACCTGACAGCCGCCGGTACGATCGCCGACGCCCTGGCGACCGCCGAGCACCGCCTGACCCACCTCGTCCTCACCCACACCGGCATGCGCAGCCGCGAGGCCCACCGTCTCCTCGACACCGCGCCCCGCGCCGCCACGGCCACCCGCTTCGTCCTGGGCCAGGGCATCGCGGCCAGCGTCAAACGACGCCTGGAGGCGCACAGCGCGCACCTGCCGCGACCGGCGGTCCCGGCCGACGTGGCCGCCGTACGGAGTGTGCACCGAACCGCTCCGCCCGACGCCTGA